The Oryctolagus cuniculus chromosome 12, mOryCun1.1, whole genome shotgun sequence genomic interval CTGTCCCTCTTCCTCATGACCCACATTTAATCAATCCCcagattatattaatttttttttttttctttttgacaggcagagtggataatgagagagagagacagagagaaaggtcttccttttgccgttggttcaccctccaatggccactgcagccggcgtgctgcagctggcacatcgcgctgatccgatggcaggagccaggtgcttctcctggtctcccatggggtgcagggcccaagcacttgggccatcctccactgccttcccgggccacagcagagagctggcctggaagaggggcaactgggacagaatccggcgccccgaccgggactagaacccgggtgccggcgccgctaggtggaggattagcctagtgagccgcggcgccggccgtgaatTCTAATTctgaaatgtttcagattttttaCTTACCCCATCTCTAGACCCTACTATAACTCATCAGTCACACAGACGACTGCAGCCTCTCTCCACATCCACGCACGTATCTAACAGCAACCAAAGTCATTTTCCTGAAAATGATGTTACATCATGGCATGCCAGTCCCTAAAACCCTTCAACAGCTTTCCATTGCCTTTGCAATAAGGATTCAGAGTCGCAGCACTGTTAATGAAACCCTGGGAGATCTGGCCCTATCTGCAGTCTCATCTCACCCAGCCTCACTTGACTTCAGCTATTCTTACTGGCCCTTTGTTCACACCTCCatcttttctttccttgcttACCTTGCTTAGGTTCAATGAAACTTCACGGTCTACCCTAGCCCTTGACACTAACGCAGAACCCTCCATATGTCTTCATAGATAtcccatatttatttttcctcataGCACCTATGACAATTGTAGTTATTGttaattatgtaattatttgCTTAATGGTTGCTCCCATAAGGCTAAAATCTCTTGAATATTTATCTTTTTCCCTTCTCACTTTAAAACTGAGCTGTACTTCTTCCAACTAGGACTTAGTACAGATTGTCCCTTTcctatgtgatgttttgataaatTCTCCTATTTCTGATACATGATATGAAATGGCTATCCTACACATACTTTTAACAGGTTTGCTCTGTACAGGCCTGTGTCACTTTcaggcagcctgcagtgccctcaAGAGAAACAGGGTTTCTGAAAAGCAGGAAGGATAGGGCTACATGTAATTCTAATTTTTGTAAGAACTTTATAATTATTGTGTGTTTATCTTTCAGGATAAGAACCGTACTTCAGCTTCCAATTCAGACACAGAAATGAAACTTGAACCACCACCCCCTTGTGTGAACCCTGGCAATCCGGTGTTTTCATGTATGTTGGACCCAAAGACACTCCGTACGGCTACGTCACTATCGAAACCCCAGATGATTCTGTATAAAACCAATTCAAGTCATTATGGTGAATTTCTGCCTATGCCGCAGTTTCTGCCCTGCAATTATACTCCAAAGGAACAAGTATTTTCAAGCCATATCAGAGCAACTGGATTTTATCAAAACAACAGTCTAAATACTGCACCTGACAAAACCAGAACCCTTGATTTTCCTAATTTTCAACACACTCTGTGAAAATATATTCTTTGCCTATTTAAGAGAAAATATGAGAaggaaaaatgagttttaaatCCAAGACTAAAATACTGAATTTAGAATATAAAACTAtttgaatcaatttttaaaatgcttttaagaaataaagcATTTCAATTGATAATTGAACAACACTGACTTGTTAAGTAAA includes:
- the PIERCE2 gene encoding piercer of microtubule wall 2 protein, which produces MTDTDWDKNRTSASNSDTEMKLEPPPPCVNPGNPVFSCMLDPKTLRTATSLSKPQMILYKTNSSHYGEFLPMPQFLPCNYTPKEQVFSSHIRATGFYQNNSLNTAPDKTRTLDFPNFQHTL